In Devosia sp. XK-2, one DNA window encodes the following:
- a CDS encoding VOC family protein, translated as MKPEISIITIGVDDLERAFAFYRTLFDISDEQIGAGEDHVAFFFDDKFSFVLFPREQIAQTAGKPESLDGTPGFVLSHRAESPEAVDDILERVLVAGGAVITPGTQSEWGYSAYFEDSEGNVWELMAQPTAN; from the coding sequence ATGAAGCCCGAAATTTCCATTATCACCATCGGCGTCGACGATCTGGAACGCGCCTTCGCCTTTTATCGGACCCTGTTCGATATTTCCGACGAACAGATCGGCGCCGGCGAAGATCATGTCGCCTTCTTCTTCGACGACAAGTTCTCCTTCGTGCTGTTCCCGCGCGAACAGATCGCCCAGACCGCCGGCAAGCCCGAAAGCCTCGATGGCACGCCCGGCTTTGTGCTGAGCCACCGCGCCGAAAGCCCCGAAGCAGTCGACGACATCCTCGAACGCGTGCTGGTCGCCGGCGGCGCCGTCATCACCCCCGGCACCCAGTCCGAATGGGGCTATTCCGCCTATTTCGAGGACAGCGAAGGCAATGTCTGGGAACTGATGGCGCAGCCGACGGCGAATTGA
- a CDS encoding peptidoglycan-binding protein, protein MPRAHTHADFADTVRDPNAGEWQALRGELVALLDKVESHYGQIEDEPSAPPSNTLAQRVRNLRDQVSGSETSTRRREALRSVKRAVDRFTDRDLPPGEMDEPDDLTAAIAEIRSRQGAAPMPMRRATDIPEIRELGNLVGGMSQRLERLEGELKSQRSSAGHVREVASQVEQLTQVVELLAGAVGETGQVKRLEAQIAALGAMIEDGPRNDLGILNARLDDVSATVGKLAELQAQQMEREIARDQRQHEEGQAGAETLAPAMRSIEDGVRNVYDRIDAIERSVSLSSADFERLTSEMAAFTHAMQSRGDGPDVLAGRIDTLVARLNNDSEPVLALKAEMGALRESLLMGIEPRFARLEDKLEILSDRIVPIDTAVVEDQLKRLMTRMDEAGAQLDALARQQGAAEQPDFESLANMVAERTSEAVRSKAPAPVAMFGPDSLKSIEDRITGLIKSAGKTPDYEQLADLVAARATEALSHAPASKGETFDALEKRMAALLNTAGRETAERLTRLEAILSNRQESARASGPGSAETARIAAAPETRAAAPKAPPPSSPSVEADADNQFLQALQASAPDTGKLDSILAGLTNDQRDSMPENPADDAPLVDKGFGDKTPVRSALSGAAGRSSVPLAPATRSAPEAAPSFDPSKVERPPRPRSSFAELDADPFARAAQPVESKAEQAPATSSNTSTFVAAARRAQRARQEEDAQGQTNSIIGRALARVRSRKDIETAEPAMAPSAPKADAVREPEPEKPKRREKKAKTEKAPPHIEAPGLTETDEAKQPGFLTRHRRPLLLAATLVAVSMLALNLVMQRMAPAPATATPAATVPAQPATDNPAPSDDVSSVIPPRVIDLVDTTATGSINPGEPMSFSRANRTAPTTPIPPTLTASSGRIALASVEASEEAPAVTGSIGPAANPAPAEAFDLPPEAIGPLELRQAAANGNAKAQFEVAAILGEGRVMEKNLEESARWYERSAAQGFVPAQYRLGNLYEMGNGVEKDLEQARLWYQRSAEAGNRMAMHNLAALYAGGELGDQEFELAAEWFTQAANHGMTDSQFNLGMLYARGLGVEQDFEQSYKWFSLAARNGDQDAAKARDDIAKSLTAEAVSRIGDEVDNWRIETVDLAANFAPIGTWSDAFDPGEAIGSRDVIARVQQALGKLGFDVGTADGVAGPKTREAIRAFERGTGMSESGTINPRLLAVLGSQPV, encoded by the coding sequence ATGCCGCGCGCCCACACTCATGCCGATTTTGCCGACACGGTCCGCGACCCCAATGCAGGCGAATGGCAGGCTCTGCGCGGCGAATTGGTGGCCTTGCTCGACAAGGTCGAGAGCCATTATGGGCAAATCGAGGACGAGCCTTCGGCCCCGCCCTCCAATACGCTGGCGCAGCGTGTCCGCAATCTGCGCGACCAGGTCAGCGGCTCGGAAACCAGCACGCGCCGCCGCGAGGCCCTGCGCAGTGTCAAGCGCGCGGTGGACCGGTTTACCGACCGGGACCTGCCGCCGGGCGAAATGGATGAGCCGGACGACCTGACCGCCGCCATTGCCGAAATCCGCAGCCGCCAGGGCGCCGCCCCCATGCCGATGCGCCGGGCCACCGATATTCCGGAAATCCGCGAATTGGGCAATCTGGTCGGGGGCATGAGCCAGCGGCTCGAACGGCTCGAGGGCGAACTCAAATCGCAACGCTCCAGCGCCGGCCATGTGCGCGAAGTGGCCAGCCAGGTCGAGCAATTGACCCAGGTGGTCGAATTGCTGGCCGGTGCGGTGGGCGAAACCGGCCAGGTCAAGCGGCTCGAAGCCCAGATTGCAGCGCTCGGCGCGATGATAGAGGACGGGCCGCGCAACGATCTCGGCATTCTCAATGCGCGGCTCGACGATGTGTCGGCCACGGTGGGCAAGCTTGCCGAATTGCAGGCGCAGCAGATGGAACGCGAAATCGCGCGCGACCAGCGCCAGCACGAAGAGGGCCAGGCGGGCGCCGAAACGCTGGCACCGGCCATGCGCTCCATCGAGGATGGGGTGCGCAATGTCTATGACCGGATCGATGCGATCGAGCGCAGCGTGTCGCTGTCCTCAGCCGATTTCGAGCGCCTGACCAGCGAGATGGCCGCCTTTACCCACGCCATGCAGAGCAGGGGCGACGGGCCGGATGTGCTGGCGGGCCGGATCGACACATTGGTGGCGCGGCTAAACAATGACAGCGAGCCGGTATTGGCGCTCAAGGCCGAGATGGGGGCGCTGCGCGAGAGCCTGCTCATGGGCATCGAGCCCCGCTTCGCCCGGCTCGAGGACAAGCTTGAAATTTTGAGCGACCGCATTGTGCCCATCGATACGGCGGTCGTCGAGGATCAGCTCAAACGTCTGATGACGCGCATGGACGAGGCCGGAGCGCAATTGGATGCACTGGCCCGCCAGCAGGGCGCTGCAGAACAGCCCGATTTTGAATCGCTGGCCAATATGGTGGCCGAACGCACCAGCGAAGCGGTGAGGAGCAAGGCGCCGGCGCCGGTCGCCATGTTTGGGCCCGATAGCCTGAAAAGCATAGAGGACCGCATTACGGGCCTGATCAAATCGGCCGGCAAGACGCCCGATTACGAGCAATTGGCCGATCTGGTTGCGGCGCGGGCCACCGAGGCCCTGAGCCATGCGCCGGCAAGCAAGGGCGAGACCTTCGACGCGCTGGAAAAGCGCATGGCGGCGCTGCTCAATACCGCCGGCCGGGAAACGGCCGAGCGACTGACCCGGCTTGAGGCCATTCTGTCGAACAGGCAGGAGTCGGCGCGCGCCAGTGGCCCGGGCAGCGCAGAAACGGCGCGCATTGCGGCTGCGCCGGAAACCAGAGCGGCAGCGCCCAAGGCCCCGCCGCCCTCATCGCCATCAGTGGAAGCGGATGCGGACAACCAGTTCCTGCAGGCGCTCCAGGCCTCGGCGCCCGATACGGGCAAACTCGATTCCATTCTGGCCGGGCTGACCAATGACCAGCGTGATAGCATGCCGGAAAATCCGGCTGATGATGCGCCGCTGGTGGACAAGGGCTTTGGCGACAAGACGCCGGTTCGCTCTGCGCTGAGTGGCGCGGCAGGCCGGAGTTCGGTGCCGCTTGCGCCGGCGACCCGTTCGGCGCCGGAGGCAGCACCCTCCTTCGATCCGAGCAAGGTAGAGCGTCCGCCACGGCCGCGTTCGAGCTTTGCCGAGCTTGACGCCGATCCTTTTGCGCGTGCCGCACAGCCGGTGGAAAGCAAGGCCGAGCAGGCGCCCGCCACAAGCTCGAATACCAGCACTTTTGTGGCGGCAGCGCGCCGGGCACAGCGGGCCAGGCAGGAAGAAGACGCCCAAGGCCAGACCAATTCGATTATCGGCCGGGCCCTGGCGCGTGTGCGTTCGCGCAAGGACATAGAGACCGCCGAGCCGGCCATGGCACCCAGCGCGCCCAAGGCCGACGCGGTTCGCGAACCCGAACCGGAAAAACCGAAGCGCCGCGAAAAGAAGGCCAAAACGGAGAAGGCCCCGCCGCATATAGAGGCTCCGGGGCTGACTGAGACGGACGAAGCGAAACAGCCGGGCTTTCTCACCCGCCACCGCCGACCCTTGCTGCTTGCCGCTACGCTTGTCGCTGTATCGATGCTGGCGCTCAATCTGGTCATGCAGCGCATGGCGCCGGCACCGGCTACCGCCACGCCCGCCGCGACGGTCCCGGCCCAGCCTGCAACGGACAATCCGGCGCCGTCCGATGACGTTTCAAGCGTCATACCGCCGCGCGTTATCGATCTGGTCGATACCACCGCGACCGGCTCGATCAATCCCGGTGAGCCGATGAGTTTTTCGCGCGCCAACAGAACCGCGCCGACCACGCCCATACCACCGACGCTGACGGCCAGCAGCGGGCGCATTGCCCTTGCATCGGTCGAGGCGAGTGAGGAGGCGCCGGCGGTTACCGGTTCCATCGGGCCGGCCGCGAACCCGGCGCCGGCCGAGGCTTTCGATCTGCCGCCCGAGGCGATCGGGCCGCTCGAATTGCGGCAGGCGGCGGCCAATGGCAATGCCAAGGCGCAATTCGAGGTTGCCGCCATTCTGGGTGAAGGCCGGGTGATGGAAAAGAACCTCGAAGAGTCGGCGCGCTGGTATGAGCGGTCCGCTGCGCAGGGGTTCGTGCCGGCGCAATACCGCCTGGGCAATCTCTATGAGATGGGCAATGGCGTCGAAAAAGACCTTGAACAGGCCCGGCTCTGGTATCAGCGCAGCGCCGAGGCGGGCAACCGCATGGCCATGCACAATCTGGCAGCGCTCTATGCCGGTGGCGAGCTTGGCGATCAGGAATTCGAGCTGGCCGCAGAGTGGTTCACTCAGGCCGCTAATCACGGGATGACCGACAGCCAGTTCAATCTGGGCATGCTTTATGCCCGCGGATTGGGCGTGGAGCAGGATTTCGAACAATCCTATAAGTGGTTCTCGCTAGCGGCCCGCAATGGCGATCAGGATGCGGCCAAGGCCCGCGACGACATTGCCAAATCGCTCACCGCCGAGGCGGTCAGCCGCATCGGCGATGAGGTGGATAATTGGCGTATCGAGACGGTGGACCTGGCGGCCAATTTCGCGCCGATCGGGACCTGGTCGGATGCGTTCGACCCCGGCGAGGCCATTGGCAGCAGGGATGTGATTGCCAGGGTGCAGCAGGCGCTGGGCAAGCTGGGCTTTGACGTGGGCACCGCCGACGGCGTTGCCGGGCCCAAGACACGCGAGGCGATCAGGGCCTTCGAGCGCGGCACCGGGATGAGCGAAAGCGGGACAATCAATCCACGCCTGCTGGCCGTATTGGGCAGCCAGCCGGTTTAG
- the pdeM gene encoding ligase-associated DNA damage response endonuclease PdeM: protein MLRFAGHNFEPLPSGALYWRARETLLVADLHFEKMASFARRGQMLPPYDTGMTLARLETDLRRTGARRLIALGDSFHRPEAATWLTPADRMRLDAITDALDCVWLSGNHDPAPHAIGGTCLPELELDGLRLTHEPQKGRTGLVAGHLHPAARIAINGRVTRKPCFVHDNRLLILPAYGASTGALNILSPAFTGLFNWPALEVVMLGRDRTYPVPVKRLVGG, encoded by the coding sequence GTGCTGCGCTTTGCCGGCCATAATTTCGAGCCTTTGCCCTCGGGTGCCCTTTATTGGCGGGCGCGCGAAACGCTGCTCGTGGCGGATCTTCATTTTGAGAAAATGGCCAGTTTCGCCCGGCGGGGCCAAATGCTGCCACCCTACGATACGGGCATGACGCTGGCCCGGCTCGAAACCGATCTTCGCCGCACCGGGGCGCGGCGGCTCATCGCGCTGGGCGACAGCTTCCACCGGCCTGAGGCTGCCACCTGGCTCACACCTGCCGATCGGATGCGGCTCGACGCCATCACCGATGCGCTCGATTGCGTCTGGCTCTCCGGCAATCACGATCCGGCGCCGCACGCCATCGGCGGCACCTGCTTGCCCGAACTTGAACTGGATGGCCTGCGGCTCACTCACGAGCCGCAAAAAGGGCGCACCGGGCTTGTCGCCGGCCATCTGCACCCGGCCGCCCGCATTGCCATCAATGGCCGCGTCACACGAAAACCCTGCTTCGTGCACGATAATCGCCTGCTGATATTGCCCGCTTATGGCGCTTCCACCGGTGCTCTCAACATTTTATCCCCCGCCTTTACGGGCCTATTCAATTGGCCGGCGCTCGAAGTGGTCATGCTGGGCCGCGACCGCACCTATCCAGTGCCGGTCAAACGCCTGGTTGGCGGGTGA
- a CDS encoding DUF6384 family protein gives MADATAKPAAPLDEVMLAMDVVDTLRHRQDLVTRELDGVAREKQLIDKLRDLYHQQGIEVPDHILKEGVSALAESRFAYEPPAPGFGTTLARLYVGRKQWGRPVMAGLIALLVLGVGYFGVWQPYQRGQAEQARLELSEGLPAQMDALYQTIYDETKVQQAVTEAEALVSRGKAYAAEGNRAGAEDAVADLEALRDQLRLEYILRVVNREGVQSGFWTFPEINTDATNYYVVVEALDPDGNALTLPILNEENGETEMVNIWGVRVPESVYDSVAADKRDDGIIQANILGRKSNGFLDVAYTVPVLGGAVTRW, from the coding sequence ATGGCTGACGCAACGGCAAAACCTGCTGCCCCCCTGGATGAAGTGATGCTGGCGATGGACGTGGTCGACACGCTCCGTCACCGGCAGGACCTGGTGACGCGCGAGCTCGATGGCGTGGCGCGCGAGAAGCAGCTGATCGACAAGCTGCGCGATCTCTATCACCAGCAGGGCATCGAGGTGCCCGACCATATCCTGAAAGAAGGCGTGTCGGCCCTGGCCGAAAGCCGCTTTGCCTATGAGCCCCCTGCCCCCGGCTTCGGCACGACATTGGCCCGGCTCTATGTAGGCCGCAAGCAATGGGGCCGGCCGGTTATGGCCGGGCTGATCGCGCTTTTGGTGCTGGGCGTGGGCTATTTCGGAGTGTGGCAACCCTATCAGCGTGGGCAGGCCGAACAGGCACGGCTGGAATTGAGCGAGGGGCTGCCGGCGCAGATGGATGCGCTCTACCAGACCATCTACGACGAAACCAAGGTGCAGCAGGCCGTGACCGAAGCCGAGGCCCTGGTCAGCCGCGGCAAGGCCTATGCGGCCGAGGGCAATCGCGCCGGGGCCGAGGATGCGGTGGCGGACCTGGAAGCCCTGCGCGACCAGTTGCGACTTGAATATATCCTGCGGGTGGTCAATCGCGAGGGTGTGCAATCGGGCTTCTGGACCTTTCCCGAAATCAATACCGACGCCACCAATTATTATGTGGTGGTCGAGGCGCTCGATCCGGACGGCAATGCGCTGACCCTGCCCATTCTCAACGAGGAGAATGGCGAGACCGAAATGGTCAATATCTGGGGCGTGCGCGTGCCCGAAAGCGTCTATGACAGTGTGGCAGCCGACAAGCGTGACGATGGCATCATCCAGGCCAATATTCTGGGCCGCAAATCCAATGGCTTTCTCGATGTCGCCTATACCGTGCCGGTATTGGGCGGCGCGGTGACCAGGTGGTAG
- a CDS encoding response regulator transcription factor: protein MTRRRIIIVDDHPLFRAALRQTLSGGDATVSVEEAGDLNSLSAALDADRDCDLVLLDLNMPGVRGFSGLLLLRAQYPDIPVMIISAVEDGTVIRRAFELGAAGYLHKSEGPTEIRRAIETVLSGEVFVPSGTTLGGEDEQTALMKRLATLTPQQVRVLMMLSDGLMNKQIAYELSISEATVKAHVSAILQKLDVDSRTQAVIAASRIEDGQFEALFSTGSAKA, encoded by the coding sequence ATGACGCGCCGCCGCATCATCATCGTCGACGATCACCCCCTGTTCCGGGCGGCCCTGCGCCAGACCCTGTCCGGCGGTGATGCAACGGTCAGCGTTGAAGAGGCGGGCGATCTCAATAGCCTCAGCGCCGCCCTCGATGCCGATCGGGACTGCGATCTGGTCCTGCTCGATCTCAACATGCCCGGCGTTCGCGGCTTTTCCGGGCTCCTGCTGCTGCGCGCCCAATATCCCGACATTCCCGTCATGATCATTTCCGCCGTCGAGGATGGCACGGTGATCCGCCGCGCTTTCGAACTGGGTGCGGCCGGCTATCTCCATAAATCCGAAGGCCCCACCGAAATCCGCCGGGCCATCGAGACGGTGCTTTCGGGCGAAGTCTTCGTGCCCTCGGGCACAACCCTCGGGGGCGAAGACGAACAAACCGCGCTGATGAAGCGCCTGGCAACGCTTACCCCGCAACAGGTGCGTGTCCTCATGATGCTCAGCGATGGGCTGATGAACAAGCAGATCGCCTATGAGCTCTCCATCTCCGAGGCCACGGTCAAGGCCCATGTCTCGGCCATCCTGCAAAAGCTCGATGTCGATAGCCGCACCCAGGCGGTTATCGCCGCCTCCCGCATCGAGGACGGACAGTTCGAAGCCCTGTTTTCCACCGGCTCCGCCAAGGCCTGA
- a CDS encoding TIGR02186 family protein — protein sequence MIRCLLALLLLVSAALPAAAERLFSSVSTETVQITSSFDGEKLTFFGSIAPDAGAEQKYVEGPFQVVVVVLGPRQDRVARKKTNNFGIWLNTEQVEFDSFPSYFHVLSSNRLRDITDVNTLTTNYILPESHAISPNPAGWWQTLTFGHELIRLMAQDGLFGVQETGVLFHSDTFYSAQLTLPSNAPPGPYIAQTYVFKNGEIVARKSDGFAVRKIGFERFLALSSTQQPLLYGLACVVLALFTGWLGGVLFRR from the coding sequence ATGATCCGTTGTCTCCTCGCACTGCTTCTGCTTGTCAGCGCTGCTTTGCCGGCAGCCGCCGAGAGGCTGTTTTCCAGCGTTTCCACCGAAACGGTGCAGATCACGTCCAGTTTCGACGGCGAGAAGCTGACCTTTTTCGGCTCGATAGCGCCCGATGCAGGGGCCGAGCAGAAATATGTGGAGGGTCCGTTCCAGGTAGTAGTGGTGGTGCTTGGTCCCCGGCAGGACCGCGTGGCCCGCAAGAAGACCAATAATTTCGGCATCTGGCTCAATACCGAACAGGTCGAGTTCGACAGCTTTCCGAGCTATTTCCACGTGCTTTCCAGCAACAGGCTGCGTGACATTACCGATGTGAACACGCTGACCACCAATTATATCCTGCCCGAGTCCCATGCCATTTCGCCCAATCCTGCCGGCTGGTGGCAGACGCTGACCTTTGGGCATGAGCTGATCCGCCTGATGGCGCAGGACGGATTGTTCGGCGTGCAGGAGACCGGCGTGCTCTTCCATTCGGACACTTTTTATTCGGCGCAGCTCACGCTGCCCAGCAATGCCCCGCCGGGCCCCTATATCGCCCAGACCTACGTGTTCAAGAATGGCGAGATCGTTGCGCGAAAGTCGGACGGATTTGCGGTGCGCAAGATCGGGTTCGAGCGTTTTCTCGCGCTCTCGTCGACGCAACAGCCGCTGCTATACGGCCTGGCCTGCGTGGTGCTGGCCCTGTTTACCGGCTGGCTGGGCGGGGTGTTGTTCCGGCGGTAG
- a CDS encoding sulfite exporter TauE/SafE family protein has protein sequence MQIYLPIAELSVNLFFLVGIGGAVGFLSGLFGVGGGFLLTPLLIFSGVPTAVAVASVTGQVVAASTSGALSHYRRGGVDLHLAMYLVLSGILGAFGGVAAFDLLRSAGQLDLIIALGFLVLLGFVGVLMLQESVRALLKRRQGVVVRERLPNQHSWIHGLPMRVRFKKSRLYISVLPVLLIGLFIGFVGSLLGIGGGFIMVPALVYLLRVPGSVVIGTSLAQVVAMMAATTVLHAVQSQSVDILLAFCLMVGGVAGAQFGAAAGKHLRGEQLRGLLALLVLAVAIRFGLSLVLAPEDIFSMAVTSIVP, from the coding sequence TTGCAGATCTATCTGCCGATAGCCGAGCTTTCCGTGAACCTCTTCTTTCTCGTGGGGATCGGAGGGGCCGTGGGCTTTTTGTCCGGGCTGTTCGGCGTTGGCGGCGGGTTTTTGCTGACGCCCCTGTTGATCTTCTCCGGCGTGCCGACCGCGGTTGCGGTGGCCTCGGTGACCGGACAGGTGGTGGCGGCCTCGACATCAGGGGCGCTCAGCCATTACCGACGGGGCGGGGTAGACCTGCATCTGGCCATGTATCTGGTGCTGTCGGGCATATTGGGCGCCTTTGGGGGCGTCGCCGCTTTCGATCTGCTGCGCAGCGCGGGCCAACTCGATCTGATCATCGCCCTGGGCTTTCTGGTTCTGCTCGGCTTTGTCGGGGTGCTGATGCTGCAGGAATCGGTGCGGGCGCTACTCAAGCGCCGCCAGGGCGTGGTGGTGCGCGAGCGCCTGCCCAACCAGCATAGCTGGATCCATGGTCTGCCCATGCGGGTTCGCTTCAAGAAGAGCCGGCTCTATATCAGCGTCTTGCCAGTGCTGCTGATCGGGCTGTTCATCGGTTTTGTCGGTTCGCTGCTGGGTATTGGCGGCGGCTTCATCATGGTGCCGGCGCTGGTCTATCTTTTGCGCGTGCCCGGCTCGGTGGTTATCGGCACCTCGCTGGCGCAGGTGGTGGCGATGATGGCCGCAACAACGGTGCTGCATGCCGTCCAGAGCCAGAGCGTGGATATTCTTCTGGCCTTCTGCCTGATGGTTGGCGGCGTTGCCGGGGCCCAATTTGGCGCAGCGGCGGGCAAGCATTTGCGGGGCGAACAATTGCGCGGATTGCTGGCGCTGCTGGTGCTCGCGGTCGCCATCCGCTTCGGCCTGTCACTGGTGCTGGCGCCGGAGGATATTTTCTCCATGGCCGTGACGAGTATCGTGCCATGA
- a CDS encoding ligase-associated DNA damage response DEXH box helicase: MPNVSLPTVISGWFAARGWSARPHQLDVLASYQSGASQLLIAPTGAGKTLAGFLPTLSDLVDGRFDGLHTLYISPLKALAVDVQRNLSNPIAEMGLPISVETRTGDTSAAKRARQRVKPPQILLTTPEQLALLTSHPQAELMFGSLRRVVLDELHALVTSKRGDLLALGLARLAKLAPDLRITALSATVARPDLLRDWIARPLPDRQTDLLTMKGGAPPQLAILETEQRLPWAGHSATYAHRELYETIKRHKTTLLFVNTRSQAEMLFQGLWDINEDMLPIALHHGSLSVEQRRKVEAAMASGKLKAVVCTSTLDLGIDWGDVDLVVQVGAPKGSSRMLQRIGRANHRLDDPSQALLVPSNRFEVLECEAAVEAVAEGHQDSEDPLPGGYDVLAQHVLGMACAEPFLADDLYAEVTRAWPYRDLTREKFDRVLDFVATGGYALRAYERYARLKRTQDGLWRIANPQVAQQYRLNIGTIIEEPMVRVRLVRARGLKQGRTTGPIGAGGRVLGEMEEYFFGTLSLGDTFMFGGEIVAFEGMKDNEAFVSRAFSKDPKIPSYMGGKFPLSTYLAERVRRIMDSPGEWSKLPDQVGDWLRLQRDLSVLPRRDSLLVETFPRGTNNFLVCYPFEGRLAHQTLGMLLTRRLERLRARPLGFVASEYALAIWGLGDLSALIRTNRLSLDELFSEDMLGDDLEAWLDESALMKRTFRNCAIIAGLIERRHPGKEKTGRQITMSSDIIYDVLYQHEPDHILIEATRRDAARGLLDIERLGQMLARIRHHIVHKPLAQISPLAVPVMLDIGKEPIFGEARESAMADAAEELLREATGEV; the protein is encoded by the coding sequence CCTGGTGGATGGCAGGTTCGACGGGCTCCACACCCTTTATATTTCCCCGCTCAAGGCTCTGGCCGTCGACGTCCAGCGCAATCTCTCCAACCCAATCGCTGAAATGGGCCTGCCCATCAGCGTCGAAACCCGCACCGGCGATACCTCCGCGGCCAAGCGCGCCCGACAACGCGTCAAGCCGCCGCAAATCCTCTTAACCACGCCTGAGCAATTGGCCCTGCTGACCTCCCATCCGCAGGCCGAATTGATGTTCGGCTCGCTGCGCCGCGTGGTGCTGGACGAGCTGCATGCCCTGGTCACCTCCAAGCGCGGCGATCTATTGGCGCTCGGCCTCGCCCGACTGGCGAAACTGGCGCCCGATCTGCGGATAACCGCCCTCTCGGCCACTGTGGCGCGGCCCGACCTGCTGCGCGACTGGATCGCCCGGCCGCTGCCGGACCGACAGACCGATCTATTGACTATGAAGGGCGGTGCGCCACCGCAACTGGCCATTCTCGAAACCGAGCAGCGTCTGCCCTGGGCCGGCCATTCGGCCACCTATGCCCATCGCGAGCTCTACGAAACGATCAAGCGGCACAAGACCACCTTGCTCTTCGTCAACACCCGCTCGCAGGCCGAAATGCTGTTCCAGGGATTGTGGGACATCAACGAGGACATGCTGCCTATAGCCCTGCACCATGGCTCGCTCTCGGTAGAACAGCGCCGCAAGGTCGAGGCAGCCATGGCCTCGGGCAAACTCAAGGCCGTCGTCTGCACCTCCACTCTGGACCTCGGCATCGACTGGGGCGATGTCGATCTCGTCGTGCAGGTCGGCGCCCCCAAGGGCTCTTCGCGCATGCTGCAGCGCATTGGCCGCGCCAATCACCGGCTCGATGACCCGTCCCAGGCCCTCCTCGTGCCCTCCAATCGCTTCGAGGTACTCGAATGCGAAGCGGCGGTCGAGGCCGTGGCCGAAGGCCATCAGGATAGCGAGGACCCGCTGCCGGGCGGCTATGATGTGCTCGCCCAGCATGTCTTGGGCATGGCCTGCGCCGAGCCCTTTCTGGCCGACGATCTTTATGCCGAGGTGACGCGCGCCTGGCCCTATCGCGACCTCACCCGCGAAAAGTTCGATCGCGTGCTCGATTTCGTCGCCACCGGCGGCTATGCCCTCAGGGCCTATGAGCGCTATGCGCGCCTCAAGCGCACCCAGGACGGGCTTTGGCGTATCGCCAATCCGCAGGTGGCCCAGCAATACCGGCTCAATATCGGCACCATCATTGAAGAACCCATGGTCCGCGTGCGTCTGGTCCGCGCCCGCGGCCTCAAACAGGGCCGCACCACCGGACCCATCGGCGCCGGGGGCAGGGTGCTGGGCGAAATGGAGGAATATTTCTTCGGCACGCTCTCGCTCGGCGATACCTTCATGTTCGGCGGCGAAATCGTCGCCTTCGAGGGCATGAAGGACAATGAGGCCTTCGTCTCCCGCGCCTTTTCCAAGGACCCGAAAATCCCGTCCTATATGGGCGGCAAATTCCCGCTCTCCACCTATCTGGCCGAGCGCGTGCGTCGCATCATGGATAGTCCCGGCGAATGGAGCAAACTGCCTGATCAGGTCGGCGATTGGCTGCGCCTGCAACGCGATCTTTCCGTCCTGCCCCGTCGCGATAGCCTGCTCGTTGAGACCTTCCCGCGCGGCACCAATAATTTCCTGGTCTGCTACCCCTTCGAGGGGCGGCTGGCCCATCAGACCCTGGGCATGCTCCTCACAAGGCGGCTGGAACGTCTGCGCGCCCGCCCGCTCGGCTTCGTCGCATCCGAATATGCGCTGGCCATCTGGGGGTTGGGCGATCTCTCCGCCCTCATCCGCACCAATCGCCTCAGCCTTGATGAGCTGTTTTCCGAAGACATGCTGGGCGATGATCTGGAAGCCTGGCTCGATGAGTCAGCGCTGATGAAGCGTACCTTCCGCAATTGCGCCATCATCGCCGGTCTTATCGAGCGCCGTCATCCGGGCAAGGAAAAGACCGGGCGGCAGATCACCATGAGTTCGGACATCATCTATGACGTGCTCTACCAGCACGAGCCCGATCACATCCTGATCGAAGCCACCCGCCGCGATGCTGCCCGCGGCCTGCTCGATATCGAGCGCCTGGGCCAGATGCTGGCCCGCATCCGCCATCACATCGTCCACAAGCCTCTTGCGCAAATCTCCCCGCTGGCCGTGCCCGTCATGCTCGATATCGGCAAGGAACCGATTTTCGGGGAGGCCCGAGAATCAGCTATGGCTGATGCAGCCGAGGAGCTTCTCAGGGAAGCGACTGGCGAAGTTTGA